From Erigeron canadensis isolate Cc75 chromosome 8, C_canadensis_v1, whole genome shotgun sequence, one genomic window encodes:
- the LOC122578453 gene encoding jasmonate-induced oxygenase 4: protein MEVTPMPMRVQSISQKSELPHQYIQPPENRPTHRTITTDHTIPTIDINSDMNILHKEISEACTEWGAFHVINHGVPITLLDGIRKAGSSFFEDLSMEEKLRYGCDSSSPASEGYGSRMLVESNDTVLDWRDYFDHHTFPLSRRNPSRWPHFPQNYREVVADYSDQMKLLAQKVLGLISTSLGLSFSFIEDAMGELYQNITISYYPKCPQPELTLGLQSHSDMGFITLLIQDNVAGLQVSKDGEWVTVEPLSQAILVILGDQTEIITNGIYKSSQHRAITNANKARLSVATFHDPDKTMSVSSAFKPPRYRESLYGDYVSSWYTKGPNGKRNIDALLI from the exons ATGGAAGTAACACCAATGCCAATGCGTGTCCAATCAATTTCCCAAAAATCCGAATTACCCCACCAATACATTCAACCACCCGAAAACCGACCCACCCACCGTACCATCACCACCGATCACACAATCCCAACTATAGATATAAACAGCGATATGAACATCTTACACAAAGAAATCAGTGAAGCCTGTACAGAATGGGGTGCATTTCACGTGATCAACCACGGTGTCCCCATCACCTTACTTGATGGAATCAGAAAAGCCGGTTCGTCGTTTTTCGAGGATTTATCCATGGAGGAAAAGCTAAGGTATGGCTGTGATTCGAGTTCGCCTGCTTCTGAAGGTTATGGAAGCAGGATGTTGGTGGAGTCAAACGACACCGTTTTGGATTGGAGAGATTATTTTGATCATCATACTTTTCCTCTCTCGAGACGGAATCCTTCTCGTTGGCCTCATTTTCCGCAGAATTACAG GGAAGTTGTTGCGGATTACagtgatcaaatgaagctaCTTGCTCAGAAGGTTTTGGGATTAATATCTACGAGCTTAGGGTTGTCGTTTTCGTTTATTGAAGATGCAATGGGGGAATTATACCAGAATATCACCATCAGCTATTACCCAAAATGTCCACAGCCCGAGCTTACCCTTGGCTTGCAATCTCACTCCGACATGGGCTTCATTACCCTTCTAATTCAAGACAATGTTGCTGGTCTTCAAGTTTCCAAGGATGGTGAATGGGTTACTGTAGAACCTCTATCTCAGGCCATCTTAGTGATTTTGGGTGACCAAACAGAG ATTATTACAAATGGAATATATAAGAGTTCTCAGCATCGGGCCATAACGAATGCTAATAAAGCAAGGCTTTCAGTTGCTACATTCCATGACCCTGACAAGACTATGTCAGTATCATCAGCATTCAAACCTCCCCGCTATCGTGAAAGTTTATATGGTGACTATGTGTCATCGTGGTACACGAAAGGTCCAAATGGTAAAAGGAACATTGATGCTCTACTGATTTGA
- the LOC122610957 gene encoding probable serine/threonine-protein phosphatase 2A regulatory subunit B'' subunit TON2, whose translation MSSSTVDEYEGYYESSSSSVVSSMLWVRNLRRYIRSDPDLGSEAIMEHETRRNLLDIYKEKHRKSTEVGIVPSFYKKKQSDVLLNTDDLDAMWSCLRENCVIDESTGGSEKVNYEDFCQIASLCADQIGSRCRHFFSPSNFLKFEKDELGRISILPFYLYVMRTVSLTQARIDMSELDGDSDGFLQPYEMEAYIRGLIPNLAQLRDMPAEFIQMYCHIAAHKFFFFCDPSRKGKACIKKILLSNCLQELMELHQETDGDSADSEQIDNWFSLASTQRICDTFLDLDKDANGTLSKAELQGYADATLTDIFIERVFDEHVRHGKTVIGLPWEMDFESFLDFILALENKDTPEGLTYLFRCLDLQGKGYLTAPDIHILFRDMREKWDQIGNYELCTEDVRDEIWDMVRPVDPLRITLSDMLSCKQGGTIASMLIDVRGFWAHDNRENLLQEDGEAYDIDVERA comes from the exons ATGTCTAGTAGTACTGTGGATGAATATGAAGGTTATTATGAATCATCGTCGTCATCGGTTGTATCTTCAATGTTATGGGTTCGTAACCTTCGACGATATATCAGATCCGACCCTGATCTTGGCTCCGAAGCTATCATGG AGCATGAAACGAGAAGAAATTTGCTTGACATTTACAAGGAGAAGCATCGAAAGAGTACAGAAGTTGGCATAGTCCCAAGTTTTTATAAGAAG AAGCAATCAGATGTTTTGTTGAACACTGATGACCTGGATGCTATGTGGTCGTGCCTAAGGGAAAATTGTGTGATCGATGAATCCACTGGCGGTTCTGAAAAG GTGAATTATGAAGACTTTTGTCAAATTGCCTCTCTATGTGCAGATCAAATTGGCTCAAGGTGTCGCCATTTCTTCAGCCCctcaaattttttaaagtttgaaaaAGACGAGTTAGGAAGAATTTCCATTTTGCCTTTTTATCTATATGTTATGCGCACG GTTTCTCTTACACAAGCTAGAATTGATATGAGTGAGCTCGATGGGGATTCTGATGGATTTCTTCAACCTTAT GAAATGGAGGCTTATATCAGAGGTCTTATTCCTAATTTGGCTCAACTTCGTGACATGCCTGCAGAATTTATTCAAATGTATTGTCACATAGCTGCACacaaattcttcttcttttgtgaTCCAAGTCGAAAAG GGAAGGCATGTATAAAGAAGATTTTGCTTAGTAATTGTCTTCAAGAACTAATGGAACTGCACCAG GAAACCGACGGAGATAGTGCTGATAGTGAGCAGATTGATAATTGGTTCTCACTAGCATCCACACAACGCATATGTG ATACATTTTTGGACCTTGATAAAGATGCTAATGGCACTTTAAGCAAGGCGGAACTTCAAGGATATGCTGATGCTACGCTGACAGATATTTTTATTGAGAGAG TTTTTGACGAGCATGTGCGTCATGGAAAAACCGTTATTGGACTTCCGTGGGAGATGGACTTTGAGAGTTTTTTGGATTTCATTCTTGCCCTCGAGAACAAAGATACTCCCGAGGGTTTGACATATTTATTTAGGTGTCTAGATCTACAAGGAAAGGGCTATCTCACAGCACCCGATATTCATATTCTCTTTAG AGACATGCGTGAAAAATGGGATCAAATAGGAAACTATGAATTATGCACAGAAGATGTTCGAGATGAAATATGGGATATGGTAAGACCGGTTGATCCTCTAAGAATCACGCTCTCTGACATGTTATCATGCAAACAAGGTGGTACCATTGCGAGTATGCTCATAGATGTACGTGGGTTCTGGGCTCATGATAACCGTGAAAACCTACTTCAAGAAGATGGAGAAGCATATGATATTGATGTTGAGCGTGCCTAG
- the LOC122610958 gene encoding uncharacterized mitochondrial protein AtMg00810-like — MHQPPGFVDPTRPGHVCRLRKSLYGLKQVPRAWFQRFSSFITKHRFQGSLSDTSLFVFHQENSMAYLLLYVDDIILTASSDLLLRQIIQLLSNEFAMTDMGSLHHFLGISVKRDSTGMFLSQSQYARDILHRANMTSCKPSHTPVDTSSKLSATEGNLLPDGSLYRSLAGALQYLTFTRPDIAYAVQQVCLFMHAPRESHFNFLKRILRYIQGTIDFGIRLTAQSDHSIVAYSDADWAGCPDSCKSTSGYCVFIGNNLISWSSKRQPTVSRSSVEAEYRGIANAVAETSWLRNLLLELKVSVTKATIVYCDNISAIYLSKNPVQHQRSKHVELDIHFVR; from the coding sequence ATGCACCAACCACCGGGATTTGTGGATCCCACTAGACCGGGACACGTGTGTAGGCTTCGCAAATCTCTCTATGGGCTTAAACAAGTACCGAGAGCTTGGTTTCAACGGTTCTCTTCATTCATCACCAAACACAGGTTTCAAGGAAGCCTAAGTGACACCTCATTATTCGTTTTTCACCAAGAAAACTCTATGGCATATCTTTTACTCTATGTAGATGATATTATACTAACTGCATCTAGTGATTTATTGCTTCGCCAGATCATTCAGCTGCTGTCCAATGAATTTGCTATGACCGACATGGGTTCACTTCATCATTTTTTGGGCATTTCTGTCAAAAGAGACTCTACGGGCATGTTTTTATCTCAATCTCAATACGCTCGTGATATCCTGCATCGAGCCAATATGACTTCATGTAAGCCCTCACACACTCCAGTTGACACATCGTCGAAGCTTAGTGCAACCGAAGGCAACCTACTACCTGATGGATCCTTGTACCGTAGTCTTGCCGGGGCTCTCCAATATTTAACATTCACAAGACCGGACATAGCCTATGCTGTCCAACAAGTTTGCTTGTTCATGCACGCACCTCGTGAGTCACATTTTAACTTCTTGAAGCGTATCCTTAGATATATTCAAGGCACTATCGACTTCGGAATACGCTTAACTGCCCAATCTGACCACAGTATTGTTGCTTACTCGGATGCCGACTGGGCCGGATGTCCCGACTCCTGCAAATCTACGTCTGGATACTGTGTTTTCATAGGTAACAACCTTATTTCTTGGTCGTCCAAACGACAACCCACAGTCTCCCGTTCCAGTGTTGAGGCCGAATACCGTGGCATTGCAAACGCGGTGGCTGAAACATCTTGGCTACGCAACCTACTTCTCGAGTTAAAAGTTTCCGTTACAAAGGCCACCATTGTCTACTGTGACAACATTTCAGCCATCTACCTATCTAAGAACCCCGTTCAACATCAACGCTCCAAACATGTCGAATTAGACATCCATTTTGTTCGATAA